A genome region from Candidatus Atribacteria bacterium includes the following:
- a CDS encoding zinc ribbon domain-containing protein yields MPNYDFKCQDCQETFEVRATIKEMEEGKITCIKCNSKNIRRIFNGCGFCTGKTSSSINSSSNSCSSCSSGSCSTCG; encoded by the coding sequence ATGCCAAACTATGATTTTAAATGTCAGGATTGTCAAGAAACCTTTGAGGTTAGAGCTACTATTAAAGAGATGGAAGAAGGTAAGATAACCTGTATAAAATGTAATAGCAAAAATATTAGAAGGATTTTTAACGGTTGTGGATTCTGTACCGGAAAGACTTCATCCTCTATAAATTCAAGCTCAAATTCTTGTAGCTCGTGTTCATCTGGTTCTTGTTCGACCTGCGGATAA